In the Bacteroidia bacterium genome, TTTGTTTTACTTGAATTTTCATGAAAAATTGTTTTTATCTTCATTCCTCTGAAATGGTGATATGTATCGGCAAATTTTACAAGCAAAGGATGCAGATCGCGCTCTGTAAAACTTTCAGGTTTAAGTATCTGATATTGTTCTAAAATAGTATTAGTACTGTTTTGAGTGATACCCTTGAGTCCAAATCTAGTTGGTCTTTTTCCGACTATTTCAAACTTGGTATTTGGATTATCACGGACATCAACGTAAAGTCGAGCTGTAATTGTAGCCCAGGGTGTTTTACCTATAGAATTTAGTTTTTGGTCAAGTCCAAGTTCCACAGCTTTTTCCCAAATTTCATTGGGAGTCAAAGGCTGATTTACCTGCTTTATGACCTGTTCTGCTAATTCTAAATAGTTCATATACTTAGTGTTACTTTTTTACCGCTTACATCAGGGGGACTTTTTGAATAAGAGTAAAAGTATGAAAAAATTTCTAAAATCGAAAAGGATATCGTAAGTACACATACCTACGTATTTTATTTCTTTCTGAACTTAGCATAGCTTTTTATGCTACCTGTGGCTACAAACATAAGATTAAACCGAAGCTCATAAAAGCTTGTCAATAAGCTCCATAATAGTAATACCGTCCGCTTCCGCAGTAAAATTCAAAATTACTCTGTGGCGCAAAATAGGATGAGCTACAGCTTGTACATCTTCAATATCAGGTGAATACTTGCCATGAATAAGCGCATTTGCCTTAGCCCCAATAATCAAATACTGCGAAGCTCTAGGTCCTGCACCCCAAGAAACATACTTTTTCACAAAATCAGTTGCAATACCTGAATTTACTCTTGTTTTATGGACTAACTTAACCGCATACTCAATGACATTGTCTGCCACAGGTACTTCACGCACTAACCGTTGAAAGTACAAAATTTCCTCTTTACTCAATACTTTTTGAATATTGACTTTTTGAAGCGAAGTTGTGGACTTTACAATCTGAATCTCCTCTTGATAAGATGGATAATCTACCCAAACATTAAACATAAAACGGTCTAATTGTGCTTCAGGAAGTGGGTAAGTTCCTTCTTGTTCAATAGGGTTTTGAGTAGCTAGTACGAAAAATGGAAGGTCTAAAACATATTTTTTTCCTGCGTTAGTAACAGAATATTCCTGCATAGCTTCCAATAGAGCGGCTTGAGTTTTAGGGGGAGTACGGTTAATTTCATCTGCTAGAACAATATTGGCAAATACAGGTCCTTGAATAAATCTGAACTGTTTGCCCCGTTCTGTGTCTTCTAATATTTCACTTCCAGTTATGTCTGAAGGCATTAAGTCAGGAGTAAATTGGATGCGGTTAAAACTCAAGCCCAAAGCTTCAGCTAATGTACGCACTAATAGCGTTTTAGCTAACCCAGGTACACCTACCAACAAACAGTGCCCTTGACTAAAAATACATGTCAATAATTGCCGTACAATTTCTTCTTGTCCTACAATTTGTTTTGCAATTTCTTGGGTTAGAACTTTGTATTTTTCTCCCAATGCTTGTACTGCTTCTATGGCATCTTGGTAAATTATCTTTTCCATATTTCTAACTCTTTGCAATTAAAAGATTTATCCCGAATTTCTACATACACTTTTTTAGAATTTTCTTTTATCCATTCTTGATAGACTTGATTTTTCTTTTCAGAAAGTGCGGCATTTTGAATACGCTCATAGTCATCATCAAGGTTAGCTACATGAGAGGGAATACGCTTTTCCAAAATTAAGATACGATAACCTTTTTTACCATCATAGTGGGTATAAGGAAATGGAGGGGTTACTTCGCCTTCTTTCAAGTCTTGAATTTTGAAGTACACTTCACTTTCAAGTAGTTTAGCAGGAATACGGTTTCGCCCTGTTTGAGGATGAGTTAGGTAGCCGCCTGTTTCTACGGTTTGTTTATCTTCAGAAAACTCTTTTACTGCTTTTAAGGGTGTTATTTTTTTGTTTATCAATAACTTACGGATGCTATCTAAGCGCATAATTGCTTGTCCGTCATCGCTGGAAGTGGTTTTAGGCTTAATGAGAATATGCCGAGTATGAACTTGCTCCCCTTTTTGTTCCAAAGTTTGAATGATGTGCCAACCGTACATGCTTTCTACGGGTTCGGATATTTTACCAATAGGTTGAGAAAATGCTACGGCTTCGTATTCAGGAACTAGCTCTCCGCGTTTAGTCCAACCGATATCTCCCCCATTGACGGCGCTACCTGTATCATCGGAAGTGTCTCGGGCAACCTTTTCAAAATCTAACTCACCACGCACAATAGCATCTCGCAAACGTTTAGCTACTTGATAAGCTGCCTGAATTTGGTTTTTACTCATCGTAGGAAAGATTACTATTTGCCGAATTTCTAATTCTTCCTCGTAAACTGGTAAGGAGTCTTTGGGTATTTTTTGATAAAACTCTTTGACCTCTTTGGGAGTAATTTGAACATTACCCGTAATTTTGTTTTGCATAGTTTGTACTATCAGAAGTTCTTTAATTTGCGCGCGCATGTCAATCTTAAATTGAGAAAGAGGTTTGCCGTACAGCTCTTCTAACTTTTCTTTGCTGCCTAATCGTTCAATAAATAAGTTAATGCGTTTATTCAGTTCGCGCTCTACGCGATCATCAGGTACAGTAACACTATCTATACGT is a window encoding:
- a CDS encoding MoxR family ATPase, which encodes MEKIIYQDAIEAVQALGEKYKVLTQEIAKQIVGQEEIVRQLLTCIFSQGHCLLVGVPGLAKTLLVRTLAEALGLSFNRIQFTPDLMPSDITGSEILEDTERGKQFRFIQGPVFANIVLADEINRTPPKTQAALLEAMQEYSVTNAGKKYVLDLPFFVLATQNPIEQEGTYPLPEAQLDRFMFNVWVDYPSYQEEIQIVKSTTSLQKVNIQKVLSKEEILYFQRLVREVPVADNVIEYAVKLVHKTRVNSGIATDFVKKYVSWGAGPRASQYLIIGAKANALIHGKYSPDIEDVQAVAHPILRHRVILNFTAEADGITIMELIDKLL
- a CDS encoding peptidylprolyl isomerase, which encodes MIRLGVLVLCIGIFVAFGQENVSESRGIVLDEIIAVVGDNIILRSDLEREYNDLIMNGEQDNGSLKCEVLSGLLASKLLLSRARIDSVTVPDDRVERELNKRINLFIERLGSKEKLEELYGKPLSQFKIDMRAQIKELLIVQTMQNKITGNVQITPKEVKEFYQKIPKDSLPVYEEELEIRQIVIFPTMSKNQIQAAYQVAKRLRDAIVRGELDFEKVARDTSDDTGSAVNGGDIGWTKRGELVPEYEAVAFSQPIGKISEPVESMYGWHIIQTLEQKGEQVHTRHILIKPKTTSSDDGQAIMRLDSIRKLLINKKITPLKAVKEFSEDKQTVETGGYLTHPQTGRNRIPAKLLESEVYFKIQDLKEGEVTPPFPYTHYDGKKGYRILILEKRIPSHVANLDDDYERIQNAALSEKKNQVYQEWIKENSKKVYVEIRDKSFNCKELEIWKR